In Haliscomenobacter hydrossis DSM 1100, the DNA window AGGAAAAAATGGGCTTTAATACACAAATTCGGAGGAAAGAGGGAAATTCGCTATCCAGACAAAAGGAAAAAGTGCCGCCCACCACGTTGATTCTTGCCTATGATCGAGGTAGCAAGGAACGGAAACAAAATAGCTAAGTCAACTCGTTTACTTTATTTCATTTCTGTTCCTAAGGCGGAGAGATTGGAAGAATTGTCTAAGTTGAGTGTTTGGGATGAGCGGGATGAGTAAAACTCGACTCCGCTCGGCGACCGATAACTTAAAACATAAAAATTTATTTAACTCCCTCTTGACTTTATGGCAAAGAGGTTTTACTTTTGCCTAAAATTACCCATTTGGGTAAAATTGTGCCATGAAGGAACTGAGTACCGAGGAAAAGATTGTACAAGCCGCCAAAGAAGTATTTACCCAAAAGGGGTATGCTGCTGCCCGCACCGACGAAATTGCCGTTCGGGCGGGTGTCAACAAGGGGCTTTTGCAATACTACTTCAAGGGCAAAAGCAAGGAAAAACTCTTCAAAGCCATTTTTGAAGAAGCTTTCCTGAAAATGATTACCCGGATTAATGTCATCTTCGAAAGTGAAGATACGGTTGAACACAAAATAGAATTGGCTTTGGATGCCTATTTTGACTTATTGCTGGAGAATCCAAATTTACCTGGGTTTATCGTCAATGAGTTGCATACCAATACCCATGCCTTTGTGGAGGAAATCATGCAAAAACCCAACCGGCCCAATCCCATGCCCTTGCTCATGCAAATCATGGAGGAGGCTGCCCAAGGTAAAATCCGGCCAATCAATCCGGTGCATTTGATCTTGAATGTTTTGTCGATGACGGTTTTCCCTTTTATTGCCCGGCCTTTGTTCCAACGCATGGTCAATGTAAACGATGAAACCTTCATGGACATGATGCGCCAGCGAAAAGCTGAAATTTTGGATTTCGTGAAACACGCTATAAAACCTTGAATGGAATGACGAATTTTTCGAATGACGAGTGACGAAATTAGAGGCAGCCCCCTATTCGTCACTCGTCATTCGGGATATTCGTCATTCGAAAAATTCGTCATTCGAAAAACCCTGAACTATGTACAGGATACTCTTAATGGGCTTGAGTGCCCTTATTTTTTACCCTGCATTTACCCAAACAGGTAAATTGTCTGTGGACAGTTGCTACGCCATGGCCAAGCGGAACTACCCGCTGCTGAAGCAATACGCCCTGATCGAAAAATCTAGGGACTACTCGCTCGAAAATGCCGCCAAAGGAACCCTGCCACAGCTCAACCTGGCCGGACAAGGCACCTACCAGTCGGAGGTGACCAAGATTCCGATTTCCTTGCCCAATCTGGACATTCCGACCCTGAGCAAAGACCAGTACAAATTGTACGCCGAGGTGGCGCAGCCCATCACCGACCTCTTTACGGTCAAGTACCAAAAAGAGCTGATCAAATCGAATGCCGAGGTGGAAGGCCAAAAGATCGAGGTGGAGCTGTTCAAGATCAAGGAAAGGATCAATCAGCTTTTTTTTGGTATCATCCTGGTCGATGCCCAAATCCAACAAACGGAGTTGCTCAAAAAAGACATCCAGTTGGGGATAGACAAAACCAATGCCGCCATCGCTAACGGCACTGCCCTCAAGAGCAGCGTCAACGCCCTCAAAGCCGAACTGCTCAAGGCCAATCAGCGGATTATTGAGCTCAAAGCTGCCCGCAAAGGCTACCTGGACATGCTTTCCTTGTTCATCCATCAGCAATTGGACGACAATGTGGTACTTGAAAAACCAGCGGTACTGACGGTTTCTTCCACCATCAATCGACCAGAATTGAAACTATACAGTGCGCAACAACGAACATTTGAGGTACAGCATAAGCTCATCACCGCCAGAAACCTGCCTCGCGCCAGTTTGTTCCTGCAAGGGGGCTACGGCAAACCTGCCCTGAATGTGCTCAACAATGCCTTCGATCTGTATTACATCGGAGGGCTGCGGCTGAATTGGAACCTTTCGGGCTATTATACTGCCAAAAATGAACGAAAAATCCTGTCGATCAATCAAGACATCATCGGGCTACAGCAGGAAACCTTCTTGTTCAATACCAACCTTAACCTTAAACAACAAAATGCAGAGTTGAGCAAACTGCAGGAGCTGATTGCTTCCGACAGCGAGATTATTCAATTGCGCGAAAGCATCAAGAACACCGCTAAAAACCAACTGGATTTTGGCACAGTGACCAGCAACGACTACATCACGTATTTGAATGCCGAAGACCAGGCCAAACAGGGCTTGCTGCTGCATCAAATTCAGTTGCTGCTGGCTCAGTACATCTACCAAACCACCTCTGGTAACTAATACCTTAACTTTTAACCAAAAGACAATGAATAATTTATCAAAGATCGGCATACTTGGATGCCTGCTCATTTCCCTTTTTGCCTGCAACAAAGACCAAAATACCTTTGACGCATCCGGTGCTTTTGAAGCTGAAGAGGTGATTGTATCTGCTGAGCAAACCGGAAAAATTTTGAGCCTGAACATCGAAGAAGGCCAACAGTTGGAAAGCAATGTGGTCATCGGGCAAATCGATGTAGCCGCGCTCAATGTGCAAAAAGAACAGACCCAGGCATCGGTTAATGCCATTGGCCAAAAAGTAAACAACTCTGCGCCCCAGGTCAATATTCTGCAAAGCCAGATCAAAACCCAAAAAGCCCAAATCCAGGTGCTGAATCAGCAGTTGGAAGTGCTAAACAAGGAAGTGGCCAGAACCCAAAACCTCGTCAAAGCCGATGCCGCCACCCCCAAACAATTGGACGATTTGATGGGCCAAAAATCAATTCTGGAAAAACAAATCGCTGCTGCGCAAGACCAAGTTGGGGTGCTCAATGAGCAAATTGCTGCCGCCAAAGCAAACGTCAATATCCAAAACAGAGGTGTACTTAGCGAAGTGACGCCGATGCAAAAGCGGATCAGCATTCTGGACGAGCAAATTGGTCGCGGGCAAATCAAAAACATCGTAGCCGGAACGGTGCTCACCAAGTATGCCTCCGCCGGAGAATTTGCCAGCATGGGCAAGGCTTTGTACAAAATCGCCGACCTCTCTGTGCTCACCTTGCGGGCTTACATCACCGGCAATCAGTTGCCCCTGGTCAAATTGAACCAAAAGGTAAAAGTCCTTACCGACGATGGTAAAGGCGGCTTCACAGAAACCACCGGGCAAATCACCTGGATCAACGACAAAGCAGAATTTACCCCCAAAACCATCCAGACCAAAGATGAACGCGCCAATATGGTGTACGCCATCAAAGTGAAAGTGACCAACGACGGCACCTACAAAATCGGAATGTATGGCGAAATCAAATTTCAATAACCATGGCCGACGTCGTATTGAACCACATCAGCAAAACCTACAACAAAGGCGAGGTCAAAGCGGTAACGGATGTCTCATTTGAAGTTGAGAAAGGCGAACTTTTTGGCCTGATCGGCCCCGATGGGGCAGGCAAAACCAGCATCTTCCGCGTGCTCACCACCTTGTTGTTGCCCGATGCGGGTTCGGCATCGGTCAATGGTCTGGATGTAGTGAAAGATTGGAAAGCCATTCGTCAGCGGGTAGGGTACATGCCGGGCAAGTTTTCCTTGTACCAGGATTTGACGGTGGAAGAAAACCTCAACTTTTTTGCTACGGTTTTTAATACCAGTGTTGCCGAAAATTACGACCTGATCAAGGACATTTATGTGCAGATCGAACCTTTCAAAGATCGGCGGGCGGGCAAACTTTCGGGAGGAATGAAGCAAAAACTGGCCTTGTGTTGTGCGCTGATTCATCGCCCCAAGGTGTTGTTTTTGGATGAACCCACCACGGGGGTGGATACCGTTTCGCGCAAGGAATTTTGGGAAATGCTCAAGCGCCTCAAGGAACAAGGCATCACCATTTTGGTCTCTACGCCCTACATGGACGAGGCCACTTTGTGCGAGCGCATCGCCTTGATCCAGGATGGCAAAATCTTGTCGATTGATACCCCGGCTCAGGTCGTGGCGCAATTCCCCAAAAACCTCTACGCCATCAAATCCGAGCGCATGAGCCAGTTGTTGCGCGACATTCGGCACTTGGACTACATCGACAGTTGCAACTCCTTTGGCGAATACCACCACATCACCTTTCGGGACGATGATGATTACGAGATACAGAAAAAACTGATTGCCGATCTGAACGGCAAAAACCACGCATACATCGAATTCAAGGCAACGCCCGCTACCATCGAAGATTGCTTCATCAAATTACTCGATCAGCATGAATAGGAACATCGTCATCTCTACCGATAAACTCACCAAACGTTTTGGCGATTTTGTAGCCACCAATGAAATCACCTTTGATGTGTACGAAGGTGAGATTTTTGGGTTCCTGGGTGCCAATGGAGCGGGCAAAACGACGGCCATGCGGATGCTGTGTGGTTTGTCCATCCCCTCATCTGGAAAAGCGACCATCGCCGGGTTTGATGTGTACAAGGAAACCGAAAAGATCAAAGCCAACATTGGCTACATGAGTCAAAAATTCTCCCTTTACGAGGACTTGACGGTGCAGGAAAACATCCGCTTTTTTGGCGGCATTTATGGCCTTTCTGATCAAAAAATCAAGTCCAAAAGTGATGAATTGATTCAACAGCTGGGGCTGGAAAAAGAGCGGGGCAAACTGGTCGGTTCGCTGCCTCTGGGCTGGAAGCAAAAACTGGCTTTTTCCGTCGCCATTTTTCATGAGCCCAAAATTGTGTTTCTGGATGAACCCACTGGTGGCGTTGACCCCGTAACGCGGCGGCAGTTTTGGGACCTGATTTACGATGCATCCGACCGGGGCATTACCATTTTTGTCACCACCCATTACATGGACGAAGCCGAATACTGCAACCGCATCTCAATGATGGTCGATGGCTACATCAAAGCCCTGGATACCCCGACGAAGCTCAAACAACAGTTTTCTGCCGAAACAATGGATGCCGTATTTTTTGAACTGGCACGGGGTGCAAAAAGAAAAGCAGATTAACCATGAGACAATTCTTAGCTTTCGTTATCAAGGAATTCTACCACGTTTTTCGCGACCCCAAGTCCATGCTGATGCTGTTTGGGATGCCCATCATGCTGATTTTGCTCTTTGGCTTTGCGTTGAGCAATGAGATCAAAAACTCCAAAATTGTCATTTGTGATTTTGCCCACGACCCAGCGTCGCAGCGCATCATCGACAAGATTGAGGCCAGCAAGAATTTTGAAATCAAAAAATTCCTGTACAATCCTCGTCAAATTGAGCAAGCGTTCAAGGAGGGCAACGTCAAACTGGTGATTGTGATTCCCAACCACTTCAACGACGACTTGTTGCATCTCAACAAGGCACAAATCCAAGTCATCGCCGATGCTTCTGACCCCAATACCGCCAATACCCTGACGAATTATGTGACCAACATCGTCATGGATTACCAACAAGAAATCACACCCTCCAATGATCTGCCGCAAAAGATAAATACCGAAATCAGGATGATTTACAACCCCGAGCTCAAGGGCACCACCAATTTTGTGCCGGGGGTAATGGCCTTGGTTCTACTGTTGGTTTGTGTGCTGATGACCTCGGTCTCGATTGTGAAGGAGAAGGAAAAAGGGACCATGGAGGTACTGCTGGTTTCCCCTATGCACCCGCTGATGGTGGTCATTTCCAAGGCTGTGCCCTACCTGTTTTTATCGATCGTCAACCTTTCGGTGATTTTGCTCTTGAGTATTTTTTTGCTAAAAATGCCCATCAATGGCAGCATTGGCTTGCTGTTTTTTGAAAGCTCATTGCTCATTCTCACTGCGCTTTCCCTGGGCCTGCTCATTTCCAATGGTGCGCAATCACAGCAACAGGCCATGCTCATTTCTTTGATGGGCATGTTGATTCCAGTGCTGTTGTTTACCGGGTTTATGTTTCCCTTGGAGAATATGCCCTTGCCCCTGCAAATCATTGCCAACGTAGTGCCTTCAAAGTGGTACTACATCATCGTAAAATCGATCATGATCAAAGGTTTGGGCCTTAGTGCCATTTGGAAAGAGACCCTGATTTTGTTGGGCATGACCGTGTTTTTGCTCAGCGTGAGCATCAATAAATTCAAAATTCGCCTCGGATGAGAACTTTAAGATTTTTGTTGCAAAAAGAATTTCGCCAGATCTTTAGAAACCGGGCATTGCTGCCAGTGATCTTCATCGCGCCGATGATTCAATTGCTAATCATGCCCCTGGCCGCCGATTACGAGATCAAAAACATCAATATATCCATCGTAGACCACGATCATTCTGCCTATTCCCGGCAATTGGTGTCCAAAATCAGCTCTTCGGGCTACTTTGTAATCAGCGACTATGGCACCTCATTCAATGCTGCATTTCAGCAATTTGAAAAGGACAAATCCGATTTGATTCTGGAAATTCCACTTGGCTTTGAGCGCAATCTGGTCAAAGAAAATGAGCAAAAACTCTTCATCGCCGTAAATGCCATAAACGGCACCAAGGCCACGGTGGGCAGTTCCTACCTCAGCAGGATCATTGCGAGTTACAATGCGGATATTCGACTGGAAATGACTGCCAACCCGCGCATGAATCCCGTCCCCAACATTGAAGTGCCTTCCATCAATCGCTTCAATCCCTACCTGAACTATCCCTTCTTCATGGTGCCCGGCATTTTGTGTACCCTCGTGACCATGATCGGCGTGTACATGTGCGCATTGAACATTGTGAAGGAAAAAGAGGTCGGCACCATTGAGCAAATCAACGTGACGCCCATCAAAAAAATCCACTTCATCCTGGGTAAGTTGATTCCCTTTTGGGTCATTGGGGTGTTCCTTTTTTCCGTGGGTTTGTTCATCATCGCGGGTTTGGTGTACGGCATCCGGCCGCTAGGCAGTATCCCGTTGCTGTACTCTTTTTTGTTCCTTTTTCTGATCGCGGTACTCGGTATCGGGCTGCTGATCTCCACCTATTCCGAAACCCAGCAACAAGCCATGTCCATCGCCTTTTTCTTCATGATGATTTTTATGCTGATGAGCGGCTTGTTTACCCCCGTCGACAGCATGCCCAATTGGGCCATCGTAATCGCTAGACTGAATCCGGTGACACACTTCATCGAGGTGGTGCGCATGGTGGTGTTGAAGGGCAGCGGCTTCAACGACATCAAGTACCATTTTCTGATCATGACGGGATTTGCGCTATTTTTTAATGGCTGGGCGGTTTGGAATTATCGGAAGACGGCGTGAGGACAAAAAGAAAAACCAACCCTTCCCCGCCTCACCCCCGTCTATGTGTTAAATCTTTAGCCTATTTTGTTAATTGCCTAGGCTCTCTAACAAAATGCACTATTTTTACCCTGTTAGAGCATGTTTAAATATTTTTGTTTTAGGCGAAAATGCGGCCGATTTGGGGTGAATGAGGCACGGAAAGCGGAGTGTATCCCGACAAGCCGGGACAGAACAGCGCTACATGAGCATTTTCGGAACGAAATTCACCCCAAATCGGGCCATTTGCAGCAAAACAAAAAGATTAAACATGCTCTAAGATCTGTATACAACTACTCAGGATGTTGCGACGCGTTTGTTTACTGCTGCTGTTGACGATGGTGTGGAGGGCCTTACCCGCTCAAGACACCCTGCTGTACTGGCCAAAAGTGGAATTGGGCATGAACATTACCCAAACCCTGGCGGGGTTTTTCAACGCCGGGAGTCAGGGTTTGCCTACTGATCCCTACTTGTTTAGTGTGAAGTTTCCGGGCGTACGCAATGCCATCCGGACGGGTTTCAACCTGCGCCTGAGGAACCGGGAAGAGGCCACTACGACCGGTCAACGCCTCATCAATGACCTGAATGTCAATGTACGGGCTGGCCTGGAATGGCGCAAGATGCTCAACAAACGATTCAGTTTTTTTTATGGCATCGACGCGGTCATGCGCTACCAAAAAGAAGAAGTTGATTTCAATACCGGGGGTGGAACGATTGAATTGGGAAGCAACAGCACCGGTTTTGGTGGAGGCCCCATGCTCGGCTTGATGTTTCACATTACCCCAAAAATCTTGCTGACTACGGAAAGCAGTATGTATGCAATAGCAAGTTCTGGCAGCGAAAAAGAACAGGTTGACCCCAGTATACCACCCACTGAACAGAAGATTAGGCAGTTTGAATTGCTGCCTTCGATACCGAATTCCTTGTACGTGTTTTTCCGCTTTTGACCATGATGCGCTACCTGACCCTACTCCACGCTGCCATGCTGATCGGCTACCTGACTTGCCCAGAGCTTGAGGCTCAGAACAAGCCAGTTGACTTTCTGCCAGAGGGATCCTACAAAGTAATGGGATTCAATACGACGCCACTTTTGGTGCAGTTGATCCCTTTCAACCGATCCGATCCACGGGTAGTGGGGCCTTATTACGTCAATTGGCGCAGCTACATGCAAAATGCTCGTGGGCTCAAAGGGTTTAAAATCAGCCTGGGCATCGATTTATCGGATGCCAATGGAGAGGCAGTTCAGGCTTTTTTAAACTTCCGACTGGGCTTTGAAGGTTACCGCAAGATTAGTCCACGTTGGGGATATACCCGGGGCTTCAGTGTAATGTTTAGTGCGGGTGACTTTAATACGCCTGGGACGAAACAGGATGATAATGTTTTTTTTGGTTTTGGCCCACATTGGGGAGTCGATTTTTTCGTTTCTCCTAAAGTGAGTCTTTCTGTAGAAACGGCGCTGGTTTTTGGAACCGCTTCGCCTCAGGACTTTGGAGTGGGCGGTGGCCCCAGATTTGAATTTATTCCGCCAGTAGCGTTGAACCTGAATTTCTGGGCACCCAAACGCGAAAGACGGATCATTAAATAGAAACACACATAGCTCAATATCCTATGAAAAAAATTACGCTACTCTCTACGCTTGTGCTCGGCCTACTGATTGGCCTTACTGCCTGTTATGAAAAAATGGAGTTTGGCGATACCCTGGCCGAACCCAAGCTGCCTGATCAGGTATTGGATTATGCTTCCATACAAATGCCGGAGCACATGAAGAATACTTTTTTGGGGTTCAGCAACAACATTTTTGGGGTCAACAATGGAAAACCTATTGATTCTTTTCCCATTAACAATCCCTTCCCCATTGATCCCAATACTGGCATCAACAATTTTGCCAATATCGGCCCCCCCAATCCCGTGGTGACCAACTATGGTGCAACCCTCGGGCGGGTACTTTTTTACGACCCCCGTTTGTCCATCAACAACTCCATCTCTTGTGCTTCCTGCCACAAACAAGAATTGGCTTTTGCGGATAATGCTCAATTCAGCAAAGGATTTGGGGGCAAACTCACTCCACGCAACTCTATGGCCATCCTCAACTCAGGACTGAACCACAACCTGTTTTGGGACTCACGCGTACATTCCGTGACCCAACTGGCGCTGGAACCCGTACGCAACCACATCGAAATGGGCATGGAATCGATGGAAGTGTTGGAGAAAAAACTGGGCAATACCACTTTTTATCCTGAGCTCTTTGCCAAAGCTTTTGGCAACTCGCAGGTAAGTAGTGAAAAAATTGCCAACGCCATGGCACAGTTCGTTTGTTCGATCATTTCGAGCAATTCCAAATTTGACAAAGGAGTCTCCAAGGACTTTAGCAACTTCACCGAGTTGGAAAAAATGGGCAAAGCCTTGTTCTTCAGTGCTAAGACAAAATGTGCAGAGTGTCATGCTGGCCAGAATTTCTCTGCTCCCGATAATCCGCATTCCAATGACCCTTATGGTATGCCCGGCATTGAGGGCACTGCCGTAATTGGCCTGGAGCTTTTTAGCAAAGACAAAGGCAAGGACAATGGAAATTTCCGCATTCCCAGCCTACGCAATATCGCCCTCACTGGCCCGTACATGCACGATGGCCGCTTCACTTCACTTGATCAAGTGGTGGAACATTACAATAGTGGCATCCAAGCCCACCCTGAACTTGATCCAAAATTTATCGACCAGGACGGCAAACCCCTCAAGATGAATCTCAACGCCATCGAGAAAAAAGCCTTGGTGGCCTTCCTCCGGACTTTGACAGATGAGCAGATCACGAAGGATCAGCGTTATGCGAATCCGTTCAATTGAGGTTTTCAGCCGCAGGGTGTAACTGTCTCTGCGGCTGAAAAACCTGACAAATCGTGATTTGAACTTTATCGATCATCTTTTTGGTCCGGCAGTCGACTTAGCCTTTGCAGTATTTTTGGATCAGAAAGCAATTGCATTTGGTAAATGGCAACTTCATTGAGCTTCTCCAAACGTTCTTCGGGCTGAAATCCTTCTTTGATAAAATGAGCGTTTAAATTCTCCAGGTTGACCAATACCAAAAGCTAATGCAATATCCTTATGTACAAAGGTTCCACCACCATGACGGCCAGCTTTTGTCTTTAATCCTACTGCTCCAGTTGATTCCGTCCATTTTCCAACGGATAAAGAAAAACGATTAGTTCCAGCTTCATTTTTAACCTGCTCGAATTCGAGTAGGTTAAAAATTGGATTATGCAGGATTTCCCAAGTTCCCAAGAATTCGATGGTATCTTTAAGCCTCAGCCAATTGTTTACGAT includes these proteins:
- a CDS encoding ABC transporter ATP-binding protein, with protein sequence MNRNIVISTDKLTKRFGDFVATNEITFDVYEGEIFGFLGANGAGKTTAMRMLCGLSIPSSGKATIAGFDVYKETEKIKANIGYMSQKFSLYEDLTVQENIRFFGGIYGLSDQKIKSKSDELIQQLGLEKERGKLVGSLPLGWKQKLAFSVAIFHEPKIVFLDEPTGGVDPVTRRQFWDLIYDASDRGITIFVTTHYMDEAEYCNRISMMVDGYIKALDTPTKLKQQFSAETMDAVFFELARGAKRKAD
- a CDS encoding TetR/AcrR family transcriptional regulator, whose translation is MKELSTEEKIVQAAKEVFTQKGYAAARTDEIAVRAGVNKGLLQYYFKGKSKEKLFKAIFEEAFLKMITRINVIFESEDTVEHKIELALDAYFDLLLENPNLPGFIVNELHTNTHAFVEEIMQKPNRPNPMPLLMQIMEEAAQGKIRPINPVHLILNVLSMTVFPFIARPLFQRMVNVNDETFMDMMRQRKAEILDFVKHAIKP
- a CDS encoding ABC transporter ATP-binding protein — translated: MADVVLNHISKTYNKGEVKAVTDVSFEVEKGELFGLIGPDGAGKTSIFRVLTTLLLPDAGSASVNGLDVVKDWKAIRQRVGYMPGKFSLYQDLTVEENLNFFATVFNTSVAENYDLIKDIYVQIEPFKDRRAGKLSGGMKQKLALCCALIHRPKVLFLDEPTTGVDTVSRKEFWEMLKRLKEQGITILVSTPYMDEATLCERIALIQDGKILSIDTPAQVVAQFPKNLYAIKSERMSQLLRDIRHLDYIDSCNSFGEYHHITFRDDDDYEIQKKLIADLNGKNHAYIEFKATPATIEDCFIKLLDQHE
- a CDS encoding TolC family protein, producing MYRILLMGLSALIFYPAFTQTGKLSVDSCYAMAKRNYPLLKQYALIEKSRDYSLENAAKGTLPQLNLAGQGTYQSEVTKIPISLPNLDIPTLSKDQYKLYAEVAQPITDLFTVKYQKELIKSNAEVEGQKIEVELFKIKERINQLFFGIILVDAQIQQTELLKKDIQLGIDKTNAAIANGTALKSSVNALKAELLKANQRIIELKAARKGYLDMLSLFIHQQLDDNVVLEKPAVLTVSSTINRPELKLYSAQQRTFEVQHKLITARNLPRASLFLQGGYGKPALNVLNNAFDLYYIGGLRLNWNLSGYYTAKNERKILSINQDIIGLQQETFLFNTNLNLKQQNAELSKLQELIASDSEIIQLRESIKNTAKNQLDFGTVTSNDYITYLNAEDQAKQGLLLHQIQLLLAQYIYQTTSGN
- a CDS encoding ABC transporter permease — translated: MRQFLAFVIKEFYHVFRDPKSMLMLFGMPIMLILLFGFALSNEIKNSKIVICDFAHDPASQRIIDKIEASKNFEIKKFLYNPRQIEQAFKEGNVKLVIVIPNHFNDDLLHLNKAQIQVIADASDPNTANTLTNYVTNIVMDYQQEITPSNDLPQKINTEIRMIYNPELKGTTNFVPGVMALVLLLVCVLMTSVSIVKEKEKGTMEVLLVSPMHPLMVVISKAVPYLFLSIVNLSVILLLSIFLLKMPINGSIGLLFFESSLLILTALSLGLLISNGAQSQQQAMLISLMGMLIPVLLFTGFMFPLENMPLPLQIIANVVPSKWYYIIVKSIMIKGLGLSAIWKETLILLGMTVFLLSVSINKFKIRLG
- a CDS encoding ABC transporter permease; translation: MRTLRFLLQKEFRQIFRNRALLPVIFIAPMIQLLIMPLAADYEIKNINISIVDHDHSAYSRQLVSKISSSGYFVISDYGTSFNAAFQQFEKDKSDLILEIPLGFERNLVKENEQKLFIAVNAINGTKATVGSSYLSRIIASYNADIRLEMTANPRMNPVPNIEVPSINRFNPYLNYPFFMVPGILCTLVTMIGVYMCALNIVKEKEVGTIEQINVTPIKKIHFILGKLIPFWVIGVFLFSVGLFIIAGLVYGIRPLGSIPLLYSFLFLFLIAVLGIGLLISTYSETQQQAMSIAFFFMMIFMLMSGLFTPVDSMPNWAIVIARLNPVTHFIEVVRMVVLKGSGFNDIKYHFLIMTGFALFFNGWAVWNYRKTA
- a CDS encoding KilA-N domain-containing protein — translated: MAKKSILTVQNTNISVLMEKQQDYFSLTDIAKRVNEDNPASIVNNWLRLKDTIEFLGTWEILHNPIFNLLEFEQVKNEAGTNRFSLSVGKWTESTGAVGLKTKAGRHGGGTFVHKDIALAFGIGQPGEFKRSFYQRRISARRTFGEAQ
- a CDS encoding cytochrome-c peroxidase; this encodes MKKITLLSTLVLGLLIGLTACYEKMEFGDTLAEPKLPDQVLDYASIQMPEHMKNTFLGFSNNIFGVNNGKPIDSFPINNPFPIDPNTGINNFANIGPPNPVVTNYGATLGRVLFYDPRLSINNSISCASCHKQELAFADNAQFSKGFGGKLTPRNSMAILNSGLNHNLFWDSRVHSVTQLALEPVRNHIEMGMESMEVLEKKLGNTTFYPELFAKAFGNSQVSSEKIANAMAQFVCSIISSNSKFDKGVSKDFSNFTELEKMGKALFFSAKTKCAECHAGQNFSAPDNPHSNDPYGMPGIEGTAVIGLELFSKDKGKDNGNFRIPSLRNIALTGPYMHDGRFTSLDQVVEHYNSGIQAHPELDPKFIDQDGKPLKMNLNAIEKKALVAFLRTLTDEQITKDQRYANPFN
- a CDS encoding HlyD family secretion protein, which codes for MNNLSKIGILGCLLISLFACNKDQNTFDASGAFEAEEVIVSAEQTGKILSLNIEEGQQLESNVVIGQIDVAALNVQKEQTQASVNAIGQKVNNSAPQVNILQSQIKTQKAQIQVLNQQLEVLNKEVARTQNLVKADAATPKQLDDLMGQKSILEKQIAAAQDQVGVLNEQIAAAKANVNIQNRGVLSEVTPMQKRISILDEQIGRGQIKNIVAGTVLTKYASAGEFASMGKALYKIADLSVLTLRAYITGNQLPLVKLNQKVKVLTDDGKGGFTETTGQITWINDKAEFTPKTIQTKDERANMVYAIKVKVTNDGTYKIGMYGEIKFQ